Below is a window of Pyrobaculum aerophilum str. IM2 DNA.
TAGCGACTTCTGGATTCACCCCAGGGTGGTGGAGGACTGTGTGGAGAAAATTAACGAGGGTTTTGACGCCGTCGTGGTGCCGAATATCAGCAACCCTCGCGTTGGGCTGGTGGCCCGGGCGCGTTACTTCGTGAGGCTTTCCTATCTCTACAGTGGGGTGTACGAAGCGGCCCGTTGCATGACCCGCGATTTGTTCTTCAAAGTGGGGGGCTTCGACGAGCGGCTGTATTCAAACGAGGAATACGACCTACATCAGCGTATTATACGCAGCGGCGCGCGGGTGGGCTACATAAAGTCTTTTGAAATCCACATTGACGAGTACACCTTTAGAGATTTGGTGGTGAAGTCGCTATACTACGGCGGAAACGCAATTAACTATTTCCGAAAGTGGCGAAACCCAATGCACATGACGCCTGTAAGGCCGGCGTTTTTCCGAAAAGGCTTCTTATCGTTTCTGGGCAGACGTTGGCCTATTGGCATATACCTCATACTCCTCTTCAAACTAGTTCAGTTCGGCATGGCGGGGCTTGGCACGTTACTACCTATGTCAGTAAATCCTTATGATAAAGTTTAATAATTAACTAATTCCACTTCTAATGCATCTTTTGTCTTAGTTTGTCATGTATCTTCCGGCCATCCCCTCTTGATGGAAATAATATGCGATAGACGCGCTTTAACGAAGTCAAGAACGTCGCCACCCCTCACCACAGCGCCGTTGCCCACCATGAGACCCCCGGCACCAAGACGGCTCCTCCGGCCGAGTGTATGTAAACTACATATTCTCCTCCCCTCTCGCTTTAAACAGCCCACTCACGCCGGGATATTTTGTATTGCAGTACTTAGGCCACTGCAGATCATAAGGCGTGTAGATATATAAGCTTTAAGCCCCCGTCCACGGGCTTAAGAAATGCCAGCTCTCCCACTGCCACAAGCCACCTGGAGAGGCAGGCCTCCACCTCAACGCGCCCACCTCTCCACATGAGGCGGCCGACTCTGACCCAGCGGAGACGCGCCACGTCGGCCTTAAGGCTGACGTTGCACCCAGTAGTCCCAAGGCGCAGTGTGAGCACCCCGCTTATATTCGAGGCATCTCCCTCACATATACGTCGTTAGTTCCCCCCGTAGCTCAACTACACCGCAGGCCACGCCCGAATCCCCATAGAGGAAGTCTGTGATGTAATCAAAAGGCCAGATCCCTCCTCGCGCCGCGACTTCTCTGTAAAAACTGTCATATACAATGCCCGCCCCCCTGGCAAGGCCTTGGCGCTTAAAGGCCGTAAATTTAACCACAGCCGCGGGCACTCCGTCGACGCCATCGCCTCCCTGGACGGCAGACGCGTTGAAAAGACTAAACACGGCGGGAGGAGCTCGCCAGCAAAGAGCGCCGGGTCACCGCCCGCCAAAGTCAAAAACCCCGCCTATGCGGCTGAGGGGGCGTCCCCCAGTTTAATTAACGTCAGCTCGGATGAGCCCACAACCTCTTCGCCAGCCCGGGAGAAGAAAACCCCGGCCTCCTGCAACGCCAGCCGCTGAAAGCTCCGTCGTATACAACGCCTACCATAGCTAATTCCCACTACTCCGTACGCCACACGGGGATCTAGGGAGACAGTGGCGAAGGGAAGCCCCGAGTAGTTCAAGTAGTTAAAATAGGCAAAATACTGTGAGAAAAGTCCTGTGTAAGTGAGGGAAAGGGCAGGGCCGCCCCAGCTCCTAATCTCCACAATGCCCGTGGGCCTCCACGCGCTTGCCGACGTCCAAGACGGTCCGCCGCACCGCACCCACTGGGCTCTGAAGTCCCCCATGCCCGGAATCCACAACGATTTCCCTCCGAAATTGGGCAGATCCCAATACGCCCCCGGGGGGCTCAGCCGCGCACCAATACCCCCACATATCGCCGGAGAAGACTATTGGCGCGTAGAGGGCGAGGGGTATAGGCAAGGCGGCGATTATTAACCTCTTGTCCCCGGCGCTGGACAAGACGATGAGGTAGCCGATAAGCGTCAACAAGCCGTTCCAATAAGGTTGCCGGTAGAGCCTGGCCAATATGTCGCTCATAGAGAGTAGAAAATCTATGTTTACAGTAGAGGTCAGCAGGGCCCCCACCGCTACTATAGACATGCCCAAAAGCGCAACGCCGCCTCTGCGCCTAACAGCCGCAACTGCCGCGGCGAAAACCACTGGCAGAAAGCCGTAGTTCAAAACGCCGTGTGTAATCTTCTCGAAAACATCGCCCGGGTAGTAAAAGTTGAGAACCAAGGCGCTGAGGACGTCAACGCGACGTATCCCCTCCGTCACGCCGAAGGTGGCAAGCGCCGCCCCGCTGGCTACGGCAAAGAGGAGCCAGCGCCAAGAGATCCCGCGGGGGAGGCGCCAGAGCGTTATAATCAGCGCCGCGACGGCAAAGACGGCGTAGAACCTATAGCTCGCCATCCCGAGGACGAGGGCCAGCCCCAGGGCGTAGGCCCGGCGCCCCTCCAGCGCCCCCAGGAGGAGGTGAAGCGCCAGGGGGAAAAGGGCGTATTCAAAACGGAACTGAATGTCTCTGGGCTGGTTGACGAACAAGGGGTTGAAGACGTAGAGAAGGGCGATCAGCCAGCCCCACCGGGAGAACCTGCCCAGAAAGAGGGAGGCGGAGAGGTACGCAAGGGCAACGGGTAGGCCCAGGGCCAGCGTTTGCAACAGCTTGTAATTACCCCCTGAGGCGGCGTAGAGGAGCCAGTATAAATACAGCTTCCCCACGTCCACTTCGCTGAAAATCTCAGTATTAGGCCACAGCTCAGTGGCCCTTAAAAACAAGCGCGCGTCCAGCGTCTCGAACTGCTCCGCTAGAAACAAATACCCCGGCGATAGGGCAAAACGCCACACCGACCCTAAAAACAAGGCAACGGGCAAGCGCCAGCTCTACACGGCGCATGTCTCGCAACAAACAGCAGTTTAAGAATTATTTCAAGCGAAAAATTTAAATACTACCCAGTTCCCCAACATTATGCTAAACCCAAAATTAATACTCGCAATACTAGCGGTGTCGATTATAGCACTGGCCGCCGAGGTGATACCCCAATATCCCTCCATTGAGCCCCTAGCGGCTGGCGATAGGCCCACAAACTACCTATAGGCTGCTACCCCAACGCCTGCATAGGAACCCTCCACCCGACGCACTGGCCCTTCGGAGGCACTCCGCCGGTAGCAATAGTGGCAAGCGGATCCCCGGCCTACGGGGATTACTACAACTTCACCAGACAGCTAATGTACCTACTAGGTATAGCTAACCCGTACGCTCCCCCGCGTGATAACTGGCGCAAGCTCTTCCCAAGAAATGCCACAAATGCCATTAGAGTAGGATTTACTAGCTTTGGTGAGTTCGTGGCCATGTTAAGCGACGGCACCGCCGCTTGAAATTATATACGACAGCCCGAGGTTACTAGTGGCCAGGGGCTCTGCCTTCTACACGACTGACTTGGGGTTCTTATCCCCAGAGCTGGAAGGTTTTATTTTCACCGCCTATGTCAACTATACGTTCATATTCCCCAAGGCTTATCCATACGCCATAGTGTACTACAATTATACGGTAAGGCTCTTCCCAGCATCGAAACTATCGCCAATGGGAGCTGTAATTAGAGATGTGGCCTTCACCATAAGGTATGAGCTTGACCAATTAAATGCAAGGACTTTTGCGGCAACTGCAAACATTACCATGTTCGGCGTTACGCTCGGGGGCATAAGAGGAAACTTGACATTGGCAACCCCCACAGCGCCATATAACAATGTAACATTCTTCTCACTTATATGGCCCGGCACTTCGGAGTATACGGTTTACAACTTAACTCACTTCGTACCCTACACCATTAATGACTATAATATAACCCTCCCAACAGGTTCGAGAAAAACTACAGCTGCAAATGTTATACCGTTTGTAATCCACCAGAACAAGACATCTCCTAGGATTACTGTTAACATAGGAGAAGAGGGTGTTATCAGGGGAGGCTTTATGTTTGTCTACGGCTTAACTAAAAACGCTACGGCTTGGACTGCCCCCGGCACTACAGATCCCGACGAGTACATTAGGAGGCTGTTGAACTACACTATATTCTATATAAATAGCACTGCGCTTCTGAAGAACTACACGGTAATACCATCCCGCGGCCACATCGCCGACGTAATGGGCGCCGCATTTGTTAACGTCTATTATAACGGGACTCCAGCGCTAGACGTTGCCCCTCTGGCTTACGGTACTGTTGACCCCACTACTATGGGTTCCTTTGTCAACTTGCCCAACATGGGTGGCGTGCCTGTGCTGTTAGGTAAATTGTCAGCATCATTCCCGTGGTTTGTTGACACTTACTCTAGGGCTGGCTTCAAGTCCTGGCTGTTTACTAACGCCACTAGTAGATATGCCATGGTTGCCGGGCCTAACCTAATCGTCACAGTGGGCGGTCCAACGCCTAACTTAGTAACTAGATATGCTCAAGACTTTTCGTGGTGGTCTCCGTTTGTGGCCAGTTACTCTGGCGATGTGTTTAACCCGTACGGCACGTACATAGCTAACAGCAGATATGCCGGGAGGCCCATATTAGTTGCGTGGAACGACGTGTACCAGCCAACTGTTACTACCACGTGGCCTCCTGCCCCGAACCAGAGGGGCTACGGCGTTGTCTCCGTCTCAGTTGATCCAAACGGCACTGTAATACTGCAAGTCTGGGGCGCCAATGCCCAAGACACCTACTGGACAGCAATGGCCTTCTTAGGCGCTGACATTTACAATATTAACAGACCTGGCACATACTTGGTGGAGATCGTGTATGGAAACGTGACGTTGCCCGCTTGGTACAGGATTTGGGAGGTTACGCCGTATAGCTTCAGAAGCTTAGTGTTGCCATTTATTGGCTCCGGCGGTCCGTTTGGCGCATTGCCGAATCCGGGCTATCTGTTACCTACTTAAAATTATAAACTATTTTTTAAAGTCCCCCTTACAGGTTTTTCAAGGCCCTAATATATTATAAGTCGTATTATTGAGAATATTTTAATATTTTTACTGGGCTCATGGCATGTTTATTAATTGTTTTGTTTATTTATTAAGTGGGTTTACAATATCTCTTAAAGGTAATAGAGTATAGTCAATATAGGTTATTGCGCGTATAATCATAATTGCTTCAGACAAGTTGGAGAAACTAAGATCTGCTTTAGGGATCCGCTTGCCTTTTTAAAAGACAAGTGGCTCTTTTCGTGGTGTCTACAGCTATTACGTTATACCCTTGGGATGCCAAGCATGAGAGAAAAGCTTTGAGAAACTCAATGAATATATGTGAAACAAGGCAGTGACGGTTGCGGCTTTCAATATCCCGTTAGAAACGAGCCTCTTTACACGGGTTAAGAGAAGGGAGATAGCTATTTTACTGCATATAACGGCGTACATTTCTATTTCTATCCCAGTGATGGAGGCTCCGATTCAATACCTGACACGCCGCCTACATTAAGCACCTACACAAAGACGATTTTAGGCACCTTTTTCAACGTGGTGGAAAGCAATTATAACACAAAATACGGCGTTCACAGTCTATTTGTCCTCTCTGGAAAGAAATGAATAATTATTAGAGCAGCGCTAAGGGCTTAATGCCAATAGGCAATCTCTGCTATAAACGGGTTGTTGATTGGGATACTTTAGGTTTTAGGTTTTTATAACTACTGGGACCGCGATGATTTAAGTGACTAGTAGCTTACAATACTGCGCTAGTAACTGTTTACGCAGGCGTCGCCCATGTTTGATGCATACGACCTGAACGCGTGGGATAATACGAATATCATTGGCGTAGGGGATCGCTACGTAACGGCCTCTTTGGCGTTAGATGGTTCTTCTACGGCTTTTGATGATTATAACGTGGGGCTCCATTTCTACCTAGACAGAGTTAACCTAGGCGAGTCTCGTTACCTGTGCTTTATATATCTCGCCGGGGATACGCTCGAGGAGCTAGAGTCCAATCTAGTAGAGACAAAAAGATATGCCGAGGCGCTCTGCGCTCCAGTCGGCGGAGTTCTAGTGCCGCCCTTCAGCATTTACATATTAGCGGCATTATTAGTACTGATATCTGATTATTATATCAAGCAGAAGTTCTAGCCAATTATTTTAAAACTATACTTTTTTTCTTACATGGTTCATATACCGCAACGTGCCCGACCGGCGCGCCGCATATCCTCTACGCGAGTTAAGCTACTGCTTCTAGGGTTTGCAGTACTTCTTCTGGCGTTGGGCCTGGCCCCCATTATTCCCTACTACCTGCCTAAGGGAGATTACGAGCAAGCCAATGCCACCGCCAACCCTCCTTTGAAACAACTTAGGATAATATATTTCGACAGCTTATATGTCGACTTTCCAAATAGAGAGTTGCTAAACCTAGTTAAACTATTGAAGATTGTGCACAACGTATCTGTGTACCTAGGGGAAAACGCCACGGTGGCCCAGCTAATGGAAATAATACGCAGTGGGAATTTCGACGTGCTTATAATTAGGGCACACTCCGCGCCTATGGAAACCGGCTCTCCTTTTGAAAAAGGCATTGCTATTTTTGGCGAAAGAGCCGACGAGGAGAAATACTTTATCGAACAGCTGGCTGGCCTCGTGAGACGGGCCCGGCCCCTCTGGGGCGTTGGGGTTTACTACGCGCTTACGCCACTGGAATTCGAGGGGCTTAATTTCAGCAACAAAATAGTAATCTTGCTCAGTTGCGGAGGATTTGACGATTACATGCAAGGCGTCATTGCAGGTGGCGGCGGAATATACGCCT
It encodes the following:
- a CDS encoding glycosyltransferase family 2 protein; the protein is MAQRLVSVIIHTKNSSKTLPITLKSLGGQTYRNIEIVVVDNYSRDTTVEIALKYGARVYRWGPERSAQMNFGARASKGDILYFTNSDFWIHPRVVEDCVEKINEGFDAVVVPNISNPRVGLVARARYFVRLSYLYSGVYEAARCMTRDLFFKVGGFDERLYSNEEYDLHQRIIRSGARVGYIKSFEIHIDEYTFRDLVVKSLYYGGNAINYFRKWRNPMHMTPVRPAFFRKGFLSFLGRRWPIGIYLILLFKLVQFGMAGLGTLLPMSVNPYDKV